From a single Papaver somniferum cultivar HN1 unplaced genomic scaffold, ASM357369v1 unplaced-scaffold_19, whole genome shotgun sequence genomic region:
- the LOC113338968 gene encoding cell division cycle protein 48 homolog: MSILSSSSLVSITKPPSKTSNFLTPAPNFSINLTPEQNCLFSHTRATNLSFNSNHPRIVCSSSSPPSADGNRLGKVGYADVGGLSKQMAQIREVVELPLKHPQFFESIGVKPPKGILLYGPPGTGKTSIARAVANETGAFFSSINGPEIIFSKIGESEELLRKAFAQAGKNAPSIIFIDEIDSIAPKRENTVKGDQLVPQLLTLMDGLNSHAHVIVIGATNKPNSIDPALRRYGRFDREIYIGVPDQVGRLEILRIHTKNMKLAKDVELERISKDTHGFVGADLAALCTEAAFQCIREKIDVINLKGKNIDAKLLNSMLITNEHFRTSLRTINPSALRETTVEVSNVSWKDIGGLDTVKRELQETVRYPVEHPEMFEKFGMSPSKGVLFYGPPGCGKTLLAKAIANECQANFISIKGPELLAKWFGESEANVRGIFDKARQSAPCVIFFDELDSIATQRGSVGSAGGVASAADRVLNQLLTEMDGFNPKKTVFIIGATNRPDVIDPALLRPGRLDQLVYIPLPDEASRLQIFKACLRKSPVSKHVDLQVLAKHTEGFSGADITEICQRACKYAIRENIEKDIEREKKRNDNSKSMEEDWVQDEVPEVTTTHFEESMKYARRSVSDEDIHKYQAFSQTMQQSRGFESEFRFANSTSP, translated from the exons ATGTCCattctctcatcttcttctcttgtCAGTATAACAAAACCCCCGTCAAAAACCTCTAATTTTCTAACCCCAGCTCCTAATTTCTCCATAAACCTAACACCGGAACAGAATTGCTTGTTTTCTCACACTAGAGCTACTAATTTAAGCTTCAATTCAAACCACCCTCGTATTGTTTGCTCTAGTTCTTCGCCTCCCAGTGCAGATGGAAATAGATTGGGAAAAGTTGGGTATGCTGATGTTGGTGGATTGAGTAAGCAGATGGCTCAGATCAGAGAGGTGGTGGAGCTCCCACTTAAGCATCCACAGTTTTTCGAATCAATTGGTGTTAAGCCACCAAAAGGGATTTTACTCTATGGACCTCCTGGAACCGGTAAAACATCGATTGCCAGAGCTGTTGCAAACGAAACCGGTGCCTTCTTTTCTAGTATTAATGGGCCAGAAATTATTTTCAGTAAAATTGGGGAGAGTGAAGAACTCCTTAGGAAAGCATTTGCACAGGCCGGGAAAAATGCACCATCCATAATTTTTATCGATGAGATAGATTCAATTGCTCCAAAAAGAGAGAATACAGTTAAGGGTGACCAACTTGTTCCTCAGCTGCTGACACTTATGGATGGATTAAATTCTCATGCCCATGTAATAGTTATAGGGGCAACAAATAAGCCAAATAGCATTGATCCGGCTTTGAGGAGGTATGGGAGGTTTGATAGGGAAATCTATATTGGTGTACCTGATCAAGTTGGACGTCTTGAGATTCTTCGGATCCATACAAAGAACATGAAGCTTGCTAAAGAT GTCGAACTAGAAAGGATCTCAAAGGATACTCATGGGTTCGTTGGTGCTGATCTTGCAGCTCTGTGTACCGAAGCTGCATTTCAATGCATTAGAGAAAAGATTGATGTGATTAACTTGAAAGGTAAAAACATTGATGCTAAATTACTCAACTCCATGTTGATCACGAATGAGCACTTCCgtacttctttaagaacaataaaTCCTTCTGCTTTGCGTGAAACAACTGTTGAAGTATCCAACGTCAGCTGGAAGGACATTGGTGGCCTTGACACTGTTAAGAGGGAGCTTCAAGAGACTGTTCGATACCCTGTGGAACATCCCGAAATGTTCGAGAAGTTTGGCATGTCGCCTTCGAAGGGAGTTTTGTTCTATGGTCCTCCTGGTTGTGGGAAAACACTTCTGGCAAAGGCCATTGCAAACGAGTGCCAAGCTAATTTCATCAGCATCAAGGGCCCTGAGTTGCTGGCAAAGTGGTTCGGAGAGAGTGAAGCTAATGTTAGAGGAATTTTTGACAAGGCCAGACAATCTGCACCATGTGTCATCTTCTTCGACGAACTTGACTCTATAGCAACTCAGAGGGGAAGCGTCGGAAGTGCGGGAGGTGTTGCCAGTGCCGCTGATAGAGTTTTAAACCAGCTTCTAACTGAAATGGATGGATTTAATCCAAAGAAGACCGTGTTTATAATTGGTGCTACAAACAGGCCAGACGTAATTGACCCTGCATTGCTGAGACCAGGTCGTCTTGATCAGTTAGTCTACATTCCATTGCCAGATGAAGCTTCTCGGCTTCAGATCTTCAAGGCCTGCCTTAGGAAATCACCTGTATCCAAACATGTAGATTTACAAGTCCTTGCAAAGCACACTGAAGGCTTTAGTGGAGCTGATATTACAGAAATATGTCAGCGTGCCTGCAAGTATGCCATCAGAGAAAACATTGAGAAG GATATtgagagagaaaagaagagaaatgACAACTCAAAGTCCATGGAAGAGGACTGGGTTCAGGATGAAGTCCCTGAAGTAACAACAACTCACTTTGAGGAGTCGATGAAGTACGCTAGGAGGAGTGTGAGTGATGAAGACATACACAAGTACCAGGCTTTTTCACAGACCATGCAGCAGTCCAGGGGGTTCGAAAGTGAGTTTAGGTTTGCTAATAGTACATCGCCTTAA